CCCGTGTCACGTTACCCGCCCAGACACCTATCACACAATATTTTCAGGACACAAAACCAAACTACATTTTAATTACAAACCGTAATGATACAGAAATTTACTTGTCAACAAGTGCCGGGGTAAGCAAAAACGAGTATGCTATCAAAATTCCGCCATTAGGTAGGAAACTATATTCAAGACCAAAAACAATGACTCAAGTGTTTTTATATCAGGAATCAACGAAAGAAATTGTAATTGATTTAGAAACATGGGAAGGCGAATTTGAAGCATCAGCATTAAGTCAATCACTCGATACTGTACCACTTACAGGCGATCAAGTGCTTGGTATTGTACATGTTGGTAACTTCCCTGACAAACAGGATGTACTCATTGATAATTTCCCCACTACACAAAATGTAGCTGGTAAAGTGTCGGTCGAGAACTTCCCTGCACCTGTTAAGACAGTATCAGTGGATAACTTCCCTACACCTGTCAAAACGGTATCAGTAGATAATTTTCCTACATTACAGCAAGTAGAAGTAACCAATCAGCTACTACCTACTTACTATAAAAACGCTGAAATCATTACACCGCATGATACAGCGAATTTTAGCGAAACGTTAGCTATTACTGTAGCAAAAACAGGTGACGTTGCTCTTACATTTATGAACGGTGTGAGCGTTGTTTTAAACCTGTTGCAAGGTACAGTTTACCCGTTTCATGTTAAACAGGTAAAAGCTACCGGAACAACTGCTACTGGAATTGTAGCACTAAGGGGGTAACGTTTTGGAAACACGGTATACAGAACACAGTCACTTTAATAACTGGGGTTCAACAAGAGAAAAAGAAATTATTAGGCAACTATTACGTGACACAAATTCAGTAGGGAATATAAATGAAAAGTTTGATGTCTTAAAGCAACAAGGTAGAAACCTAGTTAGAAATACAGATTTTGTGAAAATGCCTTACATTCAGTCTAGAAGTAAGATTTATACATTTGAAGCGACAAAGGACTCTTTTATTCCTGATAAAAAATCGTTGTTCATTCAATCCGAAGGGTATGAATCATCTACTGATCCAAACAAAGATTTTGCCTTTCTACTAACAGAAACAATGTTACAGTACGAACAACTTAAAGTTTCTTTTTGGGTCTATCCTTCAGAATCAAATAAAGAAATGAATATTAGAATGGCTTATTCTCAAGGTGATGTTGTTTACTTAGGTGACCATGACCAATGGAATAAAGTTTCTATCCTATTAGACCTATCAGCTATAGCAAAACAAAATAACTACTTATATTTCAACATGCTTTCTTCCTATTCTATTTATATGACAGGGCTTGAAGTTGAAAGATATGTAGAAGAAACAAAAACGTATCCTACTAGCTTTAAACAAGTAAATGATGTGTTAACAGAAAACTCATCAACCATACAGAATACAAAAGGTAGTATTGAAAGAATGATTGAAGTTGCACAAACCTATGTTGAAAAAGTGAATACACTTTCATATGGGAACATTGCTACGCCTTACGATGCAAAGGTTGACCCTATCAATGGAAAATACCAAATAGATTGTAGCTCCTTTGCAAATCTATTAATTCACGGTATTCCCTACGATCAGTCACGCTATGTAAAAAACGAAAATGTAAACTCAAAACTATTCTTTCAAAATTTAGATGGATACAAGTACCGTTTTGCAAATGAAATAGCTAGATATGCGTTTGAAAAAGGATATTCCTATAAACCGAATAGCGACTTTTCAAATGTAGAACCGGGTGACGTGTTATTTTTCAGTTGGACAAACCGTGAAATGGGTGGAGATTTAGCAAAAGAATTAAGAGAGAATGCGTTTATGAAAATCGACCATGTAGCGGTATTTCTAAATAAGAAAAACGAATCATATTGGTCTACCCTACAATTTGATAACGGTATTAGTAGTGTTTACTATGATGCGACAAACGAATACATGTCACAATGTGTAATCGCTGCAAGGTTCCCTTTTTCTAGCGTGGATAGTCAAGTACAGTCTTCAAACCTGCTGTATGAAGGCGATGTTGTAAGAAATGTTAGCAATACCACTCAGGTCTATACATACACACTAGCCGAGCCTTTAAAAAAAGGAAAATACTATTCATTTGTATTTGATGGAAATGTATTAACAGATGATTGTTACTTTGTTTTACAAGTCAATAACAAAACGATCTATACGGACTATGGGAAAAAAGGAAAATATAACGGTATTACAACGTTTTACTTCCCTTACTTACTAGACGATATAGCCGACAAAATAGCGGTTGGTATAGGTAGGTCTGGTAGTACAGATTTAAACAGAAGCGCTGTAATGAATTGGTGTATGTTATTTGAGGGATATGAAAGGGATAAAACAAGCTATGTGAAACCTGCAAAATCGTTTATTAGAAACTTCAATCTAATTCCTAGTTTAGAAGCTGATTTATTAACTTCATATGCACCTTATTATAAATACGCTATAGAAGGAGAAAAGATGTATTTCAACTTCTCCTTACCTTTTAACACGCTACGCACCGGAAACCTATTACTAGGAAACATACAATCTGATGCGCCCAAAACAACACAACGTCTTCCTATAAATTTAATAGGTGAGAACTACGAAGCGATTAATGGTGTACTACAGATCTCTTGGAACGGTGACATCACAATTGTACCTTATAACCAATCTGTAAAATGGCGATATGGTTTAGCGAATGGGTGCATATTCAAAAATGTATAAGGAGGGTTACAAATGGCCTTACAAATTACGTACGGTATGGAGGTGTTCGGGAAGCAATTAGACTTCCCGAAAGCTTATCTACAAATTGTAAATATTAATGGTGATAAAACATATATGACAGTGCAAGTTATCTTGTATGATGATGACCAAAAGGGGAATGTAATTAACAGACTGCAATACGGGTTTAAACCATCTATTTTAGATTCTGCACCTAACTATCACAAACAAGGTTATGAATATATGAAGACATTACCAGAGTTTAAAAATGCGATTGATATTTTAGAAGAAGGACAAATATAAGGGGGAATTAATATGACAGTAATTGCTGATTTATCACATCATGAAACAGTAGATTGGAGTGTTACAGGTAAGGTGTTAGACTTTGCTATTTTACGTGTACAAGACGGAAGTAGAGTAGTAGACAGAGAATATAAGAAGAATGTAACAGGGTGTAAAGCGTACGGTGTGCCTTTTGGGAACTACGCATTCTGCCGTTTTGTATCTGAAAATGATGCTAAAATCGAAGCACGTGACTTTTGGGAACGTGGTGACAAGGATGCAAAGATTTGGTTTGCAGATATTGAACAGGACACAATGTCTGATATGAGAGCCGGAACACAAGCCTTCATTGATGAACTATATAGACTAGGCGCACAGCGTGTAGGTGTATATGTTGGACATCATAAGTATAGACAATATCAGGTTGACAAGTTACAGCGTGTAGAAGCTGTATGGATTCCACGTTATGGCGGTAAGAAGCCTGACTTCCCATGTGATATATGGCAATATACAGAAACCGGTAGACTGCAAGGTGTATCAGGTGAAGTTGACCTAAACTACCTAAATAATGGGTATACGTTAGAGAAGTTGACAGGTGTACCGAAAGTGAAAGCTAACTATTTTGTGACAGGCGGTTTCAATGATCCTGCTGCAATTGCAAAAATGAAAGAGTTTATGGAACAAAACGGATGGTGGTATGAAGTGAAAGAGGGGTGACGATAAGTCCCCTTCTTTTTTTGTTTTATTGTGAATCATAGATATAGATTGTTGTCAATAGTGGTTATTCAAATGGGCGATGAACCTATGCCCAT
This genomic interval from Bacillus cereus ATCC 14579 contains the following:
- a CDS encoding spike base protein, RCAP_Rcc01079 family, which gives rise to MSKFDEKTWRESRVTLPAQTPITQYFQDTKPNYILITNRNDTEIYLSTSAGVSKNEYAIKIPPLGRKLYSRPKTMTQVFLYQESTKEIVIDLETWEGEFEASALSQSLDTVPLTGDQVLGIVHVGNFPDKQDVLIDNFPTTQNVAGKVSVENFPAPVKTVSVDNFPTPVKTVSVDNFPTLQQVEVTNQLLPTYYKNAEIITPHDTANFSETLAITVAKTGDVALTFMNGVSVVLNLLQGTVYPFHVKQVKATGTTATGIVALRG
- a CDS encoding glycoside hydrolase family 25 protein → MTVIADLSHHETVDWSVTGKVLDFAILRVQDGSRVVDREYKKNVTGCKAYGVPFGNYAFCRFVSENDAKIEARDFWERGDKDAKIWFADIEQDTMSDMRAGTQAFIDELYRLGAQRVGVYVGHHKYRQYQVDKLQRVEAVWIPRYGGKKPDFPCDIWQYTETGRLQGVSGEVDLNYLNNGYTLEKLTGVPKVKANYFVTGGFNDPAAIAKMKEFMEQNGWWYEVKEG